In the Opitutia bacterium genome, one interval contains:
- the ndk gene encoding nucleoside-diphosphate kinase, whose amino-acid sequence MQKTLIIFKPDCMEKRLVGTVLQRFEAAGFEIIGAKLTSLTPAQLREHYAHVASKPFYPEIEGFMSSRPVVVMALKGENIVARVRDLLGPTDSRKAAKGTIRGDFGTEMMKNVVHASDSEENGRIEIARFFKPEEILG is encoded by the coding sequence ATGCAGAAGACACTCATCATCTTTAAGCCGGATTGCATGGAAAAGCGCCTCGTCGGCACCGTGCTCCAGCGTTTCGAAGCGGCTGGCTTCGAGATCATCGGCGCCAAGCTCACGAGCCTCACGCCGGCACAGCTGCGCGAGCACTATGCGCATGTCGCCAGCAAGCCGTTCTACCCGGAAATCGAGGGCTTCATGAGCTCCCGTCCGGTTGTCGTGATGGCCTTGAAGGGCGAAAACATCGTCGCGCGCGTGCGCGACCTGCTCGGGCCGACCGACTCCCGCAAGGCCGCCAAGGGCACGATCCGTGGCGATTTCGGCACCGAAATGATGAAGAACGTGGTTCACGCGTCCGACTCCGAGGAAAACGGCCGCATCGAGATCGCCCGTTTCTTCAAGCCCGAGGAAATCCTCGGCTGA
- a CDS encoding DNA-directed RNA polymerase subunit omega yields the protein MRNDYIQSAAEVISDPYILVNVVSRRVKQLRRGARPLISSLEKLSLEDIALREIAERKISYEIATAEELRVPTPPVRAPGIASGTMGRPGFGGHNVLVGAKQRTA from the coding sequence ATGAGAAACGACTACATTCAAAGCGCTGCCGAGGTGATCAGCGACCCCTACATCCTCGTCAATGTGGTCTCCCGCCGCGTGAAGCAACTGCGCCGAGGGGCTCGTCCGCTGATCTCCTCGCTGGAAAAACTTTCGCTCGAGGACATCGCGTTGCGCGAAATCGCGGAGCGAAAGATTTCCTACGAAATCGCCACGGCCGAGGAACTGCGGGTCCCGACTCCTCCCGTTCGCGCTCCAGGCATCGCGTCCGGAACGATGGGGCGTCCGGGATTCGGCGGACACAATGTGCTGGTCGGGGCCAAACAACGAACGGCATGA
- the rpmI gene encoding 50S ribosomal protein L35: MQKTKKSVAKRFKITARGKMLRRTPGFRHLLANKSTRAKRRASRDKPVAPGHAAPLLMCLPFGLR, encoded by the coding sequence ATGCAAAAAACCAAAAAGTCCGTCGCGAAGCGCTTTAAGATCACTGCCCGAGGCAAGATGCTCCGCCGCACGCCTGGTTTCCGTCACTTGCTGGCCAACAAGAGCACGCGCGCCAAGCGAAGAGCGAGCCGGGACAAGCCCGTGGCGCCGGGCCACGCCGCGCCGCTGCTCATGTGCCTGCCATTCGGTCTGCGGTGA
- a CDS encoding YifB family Mg chelatase-like AAA ATPase codes for MLATICSAALVGIDAVPVSVEVNTGETGEPKLILVGLPDAAVKESDDRVFSALSNSGFRMPRTRTTINLAPGGLRKEGALYDLPIALGILVADGKLKNERLDDFLIAGELSLSGATRAVRGGLALAVLARQSGKRTLLLPPITADEAALVEGIQVYAVKSLDEAASFLAGEAKLLPVAPRQPSRAAAASDTHLDFSEIKGQHAVRRAVEVAVAGGHNLLMIGPPGSGKSMIAKRVPTIMPQPTLDEYLEILRIHSAAGATLNGEVRFLERPARAPHHTISDVGLLGGGAVPGPGEISLAHHGVLFLDELPEFKRSALEVLRQPLEDGTVQISRSAGKITLPCHFMLVAAMNPCPCGYLGDPKHECRCAPSQIQRYRNRVSGPLLDRIDIHIEAPALSLTELRNDQAGETSAAIRTRVETARAVQRARFQDSRVTANARMSQTHIKRHCHLDSSLGDLLQQAMEQLALSARAYDRILKVARTIADLAGAEKIAAPHLLEAIQYRSLDRNVFY; via the coding sequence ATGCTTGCCACGATCTGCTCGGCCGCCCTGGTCGGGATCGACGCCGTCCCCGTGTCCGTCGAAGTCAACACCGGCGAAACCGGTGAACCGAAACTCATCCTCGTCGGCCTCCCCGACGCCGCCGTCAAGGAGTCGGACGACCGCGTCTTCTCCGCGCTCAGCAACTCCGGCTTCCGCATGCCGCGCACGCGCACGACCATCAACCTCGCGCCCGGCGGCCTGCGCAAGGAAGGCGCGCTCTACGATCTCCCCATCGCCCTCGGCATCCTCGTCGCCGACGGCAAACTCAAGAACGAGCGCCTCGACGACTTCCTCATCGCCGGCGAACTCAGCCTCTCCGGCGCCACGCGCGCCGTCCGCGGCGGCCTCGCCCTCGCCGTCCTCGCCCGCCAGTCCGGCAAGCGCACCCTGCTCCTCCCGCCCATCACCGCCGACGAAGCCGCCCTCGTCGAAGGCATCCAAGTCTACGCCGTCAAATCGCTCGACGAAGCCGCGAGCTTCCTCGCCGGCGAAGCCAAACTCCTCCCCGTCGCCCCGCGCCAGCCCAGCCGCGCCGCCGCCGCGAGCGACACGCACCTCGATTTCTCGGAGATCAAAGGCCAGCACGCCGTCCGCCGCGCCGTCGAAGTCGCTGTCGCCGGCGGACACAATCTCCTGATGATCGGGCCGCCCGGCTCCGGGAAATCCATGATCGCGAAACGCGTGCCGACGATCATGCCGCAGCCCACGCTCGACGAGTATCTCGAGATCCTCCGCATCCACAGCGCCGCCGGCGCCACGCTCAACGGCGAAGTGCGCTTCCTCGAACGCCCCGCCCGGGCGCCGCACCACACCATCTCCGACGTCGGCCTGCTCGGTGGCGGCGCAGTGCCCGGCCCCGGCGAAATCTCCCTCGCGCACCACGGCGTGCTCTTCCTCGACGAGCTGCCCGAGTTCAAGCGCTCGGCCCTCGAAGTCCTGCGCCAACCGCTCGAGGACGGCACCGTCCAAATCTCCCGCAGCGCCGGCAAGATCACCCTGCCCTGCCACTTCATGCTCGTCGCGGCGATGAACCCCTGCCCTTGCGGCTATCTCGGCGATCCGAAGCACGAATGCCGCTGCGCGCCGTCGCAAATCCAACGCTACCGCAATCGCGTGAGCGGTCCGCTGCTCGATCGCATCGACATCCACATCGAAGCGCCCGCGCTGTCGCTCACTGAGCTGCGCAACGACCAAGCCGGCGAAACTTCCGCCGCCATCCGCACCCGCGTCGAGACGGCCCGCGCCGTGCAACGCGCTCGCTTCCAAGACTCCCGCGTCACCGCCAACGCGCGCATGTCGCAGACGCACATCAAGCGCCATTGCCACCTCGATTCCTCGCTCGGCGACCTGCTCCAGCAAGCCATGGAACAGCTCGCCCTCAGCGCCCGCGCCTACGACCGCATCCTGAAAGTCGCCCGGACCATCGCCGACCTCGCCGGCGCCGAGAAAATCGCCGCCCCGCACCTCCTCGAAGCCATCCAGTATCGCTCCCTCGATCGCAACGTGTTCTACTGA
- a CDS encoding dephospho-CoA kinase: MIVGLTGGMGCGKSTAAALFAELGFRRLDADRTVHEVLLPSAEVVTALRERFGDGILGADGAVDRAKLGAVVFGDAEALAWLENLLHPRLRAHWDGIYAAAQDEKFIVEVPLLFEKQLQNRFDFTVCVTTSSDLQLRRLEQRGVSPEIARQRLAKQLPLARRCELADFVLLNDGTLSFLREQVSELARRLSLIHSH; this comes from the coding sequence TTGATCGTCGGCCTGACCGGCGGGATGGGATGCGGCAAATCCACCGCCGCTGCATTGTTCGCTGAGCTCGGCTTCCGCCGGCTCGATGCGGATCGGACCGTGCACGAAGTGCTGCTGCCGAGCGCGGAGGTCGTGACGGCGTTGCGGGAGAGGTTTGGCGACGGAATCCTGGGGGCGGACGGCGCGGTCGACCGCGCGAAGCTCGGGGCCGTGGTCTTCGGCGATGCGGAGGCGCTGGCATGGCTGGAGAACCTGCTCCACCCGCGGCTACGGGCGCATTGGGACGGGATTTACGCCGCGGCACAGGACGAGAAGTTCATTGTCGAAGTGCCGTTGCTCTTCGAGAAACAGCTCCAGAATAGGTTTGATTTCACGGTCTGCGTAACCACATCCTCCGACCTGCAACTTAGGCGGCTGGAGCAACGTGGTGTCTCCCCTGAGATCGCCCGCCAGCGCCTCGCCAAGCAGCTGCCCCTGGCCCGAAGATGCGAGTTGGCTGATTTCGTTCTCCTCAACGACGGCACCCTTTCATTTTTGCGCGAGCAAGTCAGCGAACTGGCCCGTCGCCTTTCCCTCATCCACTCTCACTGA
- the rho gene encoding transcription termination factor Rho — MALPPKSDEDTPSSAPEGGEAPKKRTRTRSRLYRSKKAASADAGEAPAAPVAEKSAPAPAPVQTEFVPEPRREEPPPAPAPERRERAEERAPAQEEVRETPPAPAPAPSGGEDSGAGQPPAQADSAAGGGDSYSGDQQQGGQQHGGGGGGGKFNRWRDKKFRGGKWEKHRGGGGQGGGNGGQPKHPQQPPPPKGEIYYGEMPDPARFADLAALDTLADDIAAKKADPIWLNELYALGHAELTAKARELGAKLEGVPNRKQLLSAIFAAAAEQKIPLLDQGWIDLTDRGFGFVVHDFVNYRLYPENAFLPDGFVKKLGLKRGHQVEVQVQAPQGNDRCPSVVRIRKVMGGTPEDISSIKPFEELTPYYPLKRIWLESQGAKDVSMRMVDIITPVGFGQRGLIVAPPRTGKTVLMQNMANSIAANSPEAKLIILLIDERPEEVTDFRRHCKGEVVSSTFDETPENHVHCAEMVIEKARRLVEHGEHVVILLDSITRLARAYNALASNSGKIMSGGLEATALQKPKRFFGSARNIEGAGSLTILGTALVDTGSRMDEIIFEEFKGTGNMELHLDRDLVNKRIFPALNIDKSGTRKEELIYHPDELARIYSLRRAMQGVPAADSIEMLIQRLKKTKTNAEFLMSLNR; from the coding sequence ATGGCCCTCCCTCCGAAGTCCGACGAGGACACTCCCAGCTCAGCGCCCGAAGGCGGCGAAGCTCCCAAGAAACGCACGCGCACCCGTTCGCGCCTCTATCGCTCGAAGAAAGCGGCGAGCGCCGATGCGGGTGAAGCTCCGGCGGCCCCGGTCGCGGAAAAATCCGCCCCTGCTCCTGCGCCGGTGCAGACCGAGTTTGTTCCCGAGCCGCGCCGTGAGGAACCGCCTCCGGCTCCTGCGCCCGAACGCCGCGAGCGCGCCGAAGAGCGTGCTCCTGCGCAAGAGGAAGTGCGCGAGACTCCGCCCGCTCCCGCCCCTGCGCCAAGCGGTGGCGAAGATTCCGGTGCCGGCCAACCGCCCGCGCAGGCTGACAGCGCTGCGGGTGGCGGCGACAGTTACAGCGGCGACCAGCAGCAAGGTGGCCAGCAACACGGCGGCGGTGGTGGTGGCGGTAAATTCAACCGCTGGCGCGACAAAAAATTCCGCGGCGGCAAATGGGAAAAACACCGCGGCGGTGGCGGGCAGGGCGGCGGCAACGGCGGCCAGCCCAAGCACCCCCAGCAACCGCCTCCGCCGAAAGGCGAGATCTACTACGGCGAAATGCCCGATCCCGCGCGCTTCGCCGATCTCGCGGCGCTCGACACGCTCGCCGACGACATCGCCGCGAAGAAAGCCGACCCGATCTGGCTCAATGAACTTTACGCGCTCGGCCACGCGGAGCTGACGGCCAAGGCCCGCGAACTCGGCGCGAAGCTCGAAGGCGTGCCGAACCGCAAGCAACTCCTCAGCGCGATCTTCGCTGCCGCGGCAGAGCAGAAGATCCCGTTGCTCGACCAGGGCTGGATCGACCTCACCGATCGCGGCTTCGGCTTCGTCGTTCACGACTTCGTCAACTACCGCCTTTACCCCGAGAACGCGTTCCTGCCGGACGGCTTCGTCAAGAAGCTCGGCCTCAAGCGCGGCCATCAGGTCGAGGTGCAGGTGCAGGCGCCGCAAGGCAACGACCGTTGCCCGAGCGTCGTGCGCATCCGCAAGGTCATGGGCGGCACGCCCGAGGACATTTCGTCGATCAAGCCGTTCGAGGAACTCACGCCTTACTATCCGCTGAAGCGCATCTGGCTCGAGTCGCAGGGCGCGAAGGACGTCTCCATGCGCATGGTCGACATCATCACGCCCGTCGGCTTCGGCCAGCGCGGCTTGATCGTCGCCCCGCCGCGCACCGGCAAGACCGTCCTGATGCAGAACATGGCGAACTCGATCGCGGCGAACTCGCCCGAGGCGAAGCTCATCATCCTGCTCATTGACGAGCGTCCCGAGGAAGTCACCGACTTCCGCCGCCACTGCAAGGGCGAGGTCGTCAGCTCGACCTTCGACGAGACACCGGAAAACCACGTCCACTGCGCCGAGATGGTGATCGAGAAGGCGCGGCGTCTCGTGGAGCACGGCGAACACGTCGTCATTCTGCTCGACTCCATCACGCGCCTCGCGCGCGCCTACAACGCACTCGCGTCGAACTCCGGCAAGATCATGTCCGGCGGTCTCGAGGCCACCGCGCTGCAAAAGCCGAAGCGTTTCTTCGGTTCCGCGCGCAACATCGAGGGCGCCGGCTCGCTCACGATCCTCGGCACCGCGCTCGTCGACACCGGCAGCCGCATGGACGAGATCATCTTCGAGGAGTTCAAGGGCACCGGCAACATGGAGCTCCACCTCGACCGCGACCTCGTCAACAAGCGCATCTTCCCCGCGCTCAACATCGACAAGTCCGGCACGCGCAAAGAGGAGCTCATCTATCACCCCGACGAGCTCGCGCGCATCTACTCGTTGCGCCGCGCCATGCAGGGCGTGCCGGCGGCCGATTCGATCGAGATGCTCATCCAGCGCCTCAAGAAGACGAAGACGAACGCCGAATTCCTGATGAGCCTCAATCGCTGA